Within the Marinobacter sp. SS13-12 genome, the region GGATCAGCTCCGGCAGGGAAATATGGGTGGCTGGTTCGGTTGCAGTCATGGTCACGGTTTCAGGCGGTTACCGGAACGCGGTCGATCAGTCGCTGGATGATGGCGTCTGCGGTCAGGCCTTCGGCTTCGGCTTCGAAGGTCAGCAGGATACGGTGTCTGAGTACATCAAAGGCGATATTGCGGACATCGTCCGGGCTGACGTAATCCCTTCCATCAAGCCAGGCCATGGCCCGGGCGCAACGATCCAGGGCAATCGTGCCCCTCGGGCTGGCACCGAAGGCAGTCCAGCGGGCAAGCTCGGGGTCCAGAGTGGCGGGGTCCCGGGTTGCCAGCACCAGGGCCAGCAGATACTGCTCGACCGGCTCCGACATGTAGATATCCGAGACCTCGTTCCGGGCGTCGAAAACCTGGTCGGCCGTGAGACGGACTTCCGCGGCCACCTGCCCGCGCCGATAGTCATTTCTGGCCAGGTGCAGGATCGCCTTTTCCGCATCAGCGGAAGGGTAGTCGATGACCACGTGCATCAGGAACCGGTCAAGCTGGGCTTCGGGAAGCGGATAGGTGCCTTCCTGTTCGATCGGGTTCTGGGTGGCCATTACCATGAACAGACGGTCCAGCGGAAAGGTGCGCATGCCGACGCTGACCTGGCGTTCCCCCATGGCCTCCAGCAATGCTGACTGAACCTTGGCCGGCGCGCGGTTGATCTCGTCAGCCAGCACCAGATTATGGAAAATCGGCCCATGCTGGAATTCGAACTGGCCGGTTTCAGCCCGGTAGATCTCACTGCCGGTAACGTCTGACGGCAGCAGGTCCGGAGTAAACTGGATACGGTGGAAGTCACCTTCAAGGTGATCGGCCAGGGCCTTGATGGCGGTTGTCTTGGCAAGCCCGGGTGCGCCTTCCACCAACAGGTGGCCGTCGGCGAGCAGGGCAATCAGCAAACGGTCCACCAGCTTTTCCTGGCCGATGATTCTTTTTGCTAACTGAGATCTGAGCTCACCAAACGTATGCTGTAATGCCATGGGGAATGTCTACTCCTACTGCAGGGACGGTTCGCGTAAGTAGTTGCCGCAGTTTTCGCATCTGCGGCGCAAAAATCAAGGCTTTGACTATGCTTATGTGACAGTACGCCGATTACGTTTATTTCACACTCATAGAGGTCGACTATGAATGCGCTGACTATCGCCAGCAAGGAACAGTTTTTTCAGCAGCTGGACGAAGCTTTCGCGGAAAAAATAGCGAAACCCGAAGCGAAGAAAATCAGTGAATTCGCAAAGCAGCATTATGCCCATATTCCTCTCGAAGAGCTTGTGAGTCGCCGTTTTTCCGATACCTACGGTGCCATTCTTGCGGCCTGGAAGTTTCTGCAGAAACGTACCGCCGAAGAAACCCCGGTGGCGGTGTTCAATCCCGAGCTGGAAAGTGACGGCTGGCAGTCGACCCACTCCGTCATCTTCATTCTTCACCCGAACATGCCGTTCCTGATTGATTCTCTGCGGATAGCGATCAATCAGCGTGAGATAGGTACCCACTCGATCCAGCATTCGATTCTCCAGGTGGAGCGCGACGCTCAGGGCAAGTTGAAAAAACTGCACCCACCCAAGAAAAAGGTCGCCGATGGCAATCACGAGGCGTTCATTGTTCTGGAAATCGACCGCCACAGCAATCCGGAGGATCTCCGGTCGCTGGAAGAAGTGTTTCAGACCATTCTTCATGAAGTCCGGATTGCGGTCAGTGACTTTCCTCTTGTAACTGAAAAGGTCAATGAAATCAGTCGGGAACTCGATAGCACCACCGCCGGTATCGACGAAGAGCAGAAAGAAGAAGCGAAGGCATTCCTGGACTGGCTGGTAAGGGACCATTTCACCTTCCTGGGCTACGATGAATACGATTTTGCCAAGGACAAGAGCGGGTTGGTGGTCCGCCGCGTTGAGAATTCCGAGCTGGGTATCCTGCGGGTCAACAATGAACGCCCGGACAAGGTGCGGCTGAACGAATTGCCGCAACGCACGCGGCATGAGATGACCCGCACGGATGATATTTTCATCTTTGCCAAGTCTGCCCAGCGCTCGCGAGTGCACAGGCCTGCTTATCCCGACTACATTGCGGTCAAGAAGTTCAATAGCAAAGGTGAAGTGGTCGGTGAACGCCGCTTCCTGGGTCTGTATACGTCCCGCGTCTACAACGAACGGCCGGACGAGATTCCTCTGCTGCGCCGCAAGTTCCAGACCGTCATGAGGCGTTCCGGTTTTCTGCGGGCCGATTACGCCGGTAAAGAGCTTGATCAGATACTCACGGTGTATCCACGGGACGAATTATTCCAGATCGAGCCCGGTGAGCTGCTGTCGGTTGCCAAAAGCATTCTCTACATTCAGGAACGTCGTCGCATCGAGCTGTTCATGCGGGAGGATGTGTATGGTCAGTTCGTCACCTGTCTGGCATTTTTCCCGCGGGATATCTACAACACGGAACTGCGCCTGAAGGTTGAGCAGGTGTTGCGGGACAGGCTTGAGGCGGAGGACATCGAGTTTGTCACCCACTTCTCCGAATCGGTGCTGGCACGGGTGCAGTTCACGGTTCGCGTGCCCCAGGTGGAAAACCGCCAGATACCGATCTCGGAGATTCGAGAGAAGGTTATTGATCTTGCCCAGTCCTGGCGTGACGGCCTGCTGGAAGCATTGAATGAGGCGTACGGTGAAGAGCAGGGCAACGAAATGTTCCGGCTCTATTCCGCAGGCTTTCCGGCCAGCTATAAGGACATGTTCTCGCCACGGCGGGCGGCCATAGACCTTGAGCACATTGCCGGAGCTGCCAGAGAAAAGCATCTCACCATGAGCTTCTACAGGGCGCTGGAAGAGGACGAAAGCACGCTGCATTTCAAGCTTTTCTATCCGGATGAGCCATTGCCGCTATCCGATGTAATGCCGATTTTCGACAATCTCGGGTTCCGGGTTATTGGTGAACATCCGTTTGAGGTCAGTGACCGTCGCGGCGAGACTGTCTGGATACACGACTTCACCCTGCAGGCTCATAGCGGAGCAGTGGTGGATATCCACCGCATCCGCCCTATCTTCGAAGACCTGTTCCGTCGGGTCTGGTACGGCGATGCGGAAAACGATGCCTTTAACCGGTTGTTGTTGTCCTCCTACATGAGCTGGCGGGAAATTGCCCTGCTGCGCACCTATGCGCGCTACATGCGGCAGATTCGCTTTTCCAACAGTCAGACCTTCATATCCAACACCCTCGTCAACCATGTGGAACTGACGCGCCTGTTACTCGAGTTCTTCGAGGTTCGTTTCAATCCCGCGCGTTACCAGAGTGACGGCAAGAGTGCGGCTGCCCAGCAGAAACTGGAGATCGAGTTCAATGCTGGCCTGGACAGTGTCGAAAACCTCAGCGAGGACCGGGTGCTGCGGCTGTTCCTGGAACTGATGCAGGCCACCCTGCGCACCAACTACTACCAGCCGGACAAGGACGGCCGCACCAAACCCTATATCAGCGTGAAGTTCGATCCGTCAGAGATTCCGGACGTTCCGTTGCCCCTGCCCATGTTCGAGATTTTTGTCTACTCGCCACGGGTTGAAGGTGTGCACCTGCGTGGCGGTAAAGTTGCACGCGGTGGCCTGCGTTGGTCCGACCGGTTTGAGGACTATCGCACCGAGATCCTGGGGCTGGTCAAGGCGCAACAGGTCAAGAACGCCGTTATTGTGCCGGTAGGCGCCAAGGGCGGTTTCGTGGCCAAGCGCCTGCCCGACATGTCGGACCGGGAAGCTTTCCAGGCCGAGGGTATCGAGGCCTACAAAACCTTTATTCGTGGCCTGCTGGATATTACCGATAACCTTGTGGATGCCGGCATCCAACCGCCGGAGTCGGTGATCCGTCACGATGAGGACGATCACTACCTGGTGGTAGCCGCCGACAAGGGTACGGCGACCTTCTCGGATATCGCCAACGGCCTGGCTGCGGAATACGGCTTCTGGATGGGGGATGCGTTTGCCTCCGGCGGCAGCAACGGCTATGACCACAAGAAAATGGGCATTACGGCCCGGGGCGCCTGGGTATCCGTGGAGCGGCACTTCCGCGAGCTGGGCATCAATCCCGCTCTGGACGAATTCACTGCCATCGGCATCGGCGACATGGGTGGTGATGTGTTTGGTAATGGCCTGCTGTCGTCCGAGAAGACGAAGCTCGTTGCTGCGTTCAACCACATTCACATCTTCATTGACCCGGCGCCGGATGCCGCCAAAAGCTACAAGGAGCGCAAGCGCCTGTTCGAGCTGCCCCGTTCATCGTGGACCGATTACGACACCAGCCTGATTTCCAAGGGCGGTGGTGTGTTCAGCCGCAGTGCCAAGTCGATTCCGGTCAGCCCGGAGATGAAGAAACTGCTGGGCATCAAGTCTGACCGCGTGCCCCCCAACATGCTGATCACCCATATACTCAAGTCCCAGGCGGATTTGCTCTGGATCGGTGGTATCGGCACCTACGTTAAGGGGCACGAAGAGTCCCACGCCGATGTGGGGGACAAGGCTAACGACGCCTTACGTATTAACGGCTCGGAGCTCCGCTGCAAGATTGTAGGTGAGGGCGGCAACCTGGGCATGACCCAGTTGGGGCGCATTGAATTTGCCCTGAAGGGTGGCCGGCTGAATACGGACTTTATCGATAACTCCGGTGGGGTGGACTGCTCTGACCACGAAGTAAACATGAAAATCCTGCTCAACCATGCGGTCGCCATGGGGGATCTCACCGACAAACAGCGCAACATCATGCTGGAGGAGATGACCGATGACGTTGCCGCTCTGGTGCTGAAAAACAACTACCGGCAAACCCAGGCCATCAGTATTGCCAGCATGGGTGCAGTGAGCCGGCTGGAAGAATACCGCCGCCTGATGAACACCATGGAAAGCGAAGGCAAGCTCAATCGCAGCCTCGAGTTCCTGCCGGATGACGAGACGCTCTCCGAGAGGAAACTGGACAAGAAAGGGCTGACGCGTCCCGAGCTTTCGGTGCTGATTTCCTACGTCAAGGGTGACCTGAAACAGACCCTTATCAACAGCAGTCTCCCCGACGAACCTTCGTTGGCGGGGGAGATGTACAAGGTATTTCCGCAAGAGCTCACCCGCAAGTTTTCAAAGGAGCTGGGCGAGCACCAGTTGCGTCGCGAGATCATCGCCACCCAGATTGCGAATGATATGGTCAATCACATGGGCATTACCTTTGTTGAGAGACTGAAGCAGTCTACCGGTGCCGATGCCGGTTCCATTGCGCTGGCGTGGATCATTGCCCGGGACGTGTTCCGCCTGGATACCTGGTGGGACAAGATTGAATACCTGGACTACTTCATTCCGGCGAACTTGCAGATGGAGTTGATGGGCGACCTCATGCGACTGATCCGCCGGGCGGTTCGCTGGTTGCTTCGTAACCGCCGGGCTGAACTCAGTATCCAGAGCCATATGGAGCGGTTTGCCGACAGTGTGTGGAAAATCACGGCGGACCTGCCGGATTATCTGGGAGACCAGGCCAGGGCAGACTGGAAGAAGCGACACGATGCACTGGTTGAGTCGGGATTGCCGACGGAGCTTGCCTCTGTGGTGTCCGGCACCAGCTACCTGTATTCGTCGCTGGGTATTATAGAAGCTAGGGAGGCCACCGGCATGCCGTTGAAAACCGTTGCCAATCTTTATTATGACCTTGGCGACAAGCTGGACCTGAACTGGTTCGCCAAAGCCATCGCGGAACTGGTGCCCGGCTCCCACTGGCAGGCACTGGCGCGGGAGAGCTTCCGGGAAGACCTGGACTGGCAACAGCGGGCACTGACCACAGGCGTGCTCAAGCTTGCCGAGAAGCCAGCTGACGTCAATGGTTGTGTCGAGAACTGGATGCAGAGGCACGCCGCCATGATCAACCGCTGGAAATCCATGCTGACCGAGCTCAAGGGCGTCAGGGAACCGGAATACGCGATGTTCTCGGTGGCTCTGAGAGAGTTGCTGGACCTGGCACAGACAACCATGCACGAACAGCACGACGACGCACTCAGTGCGACTACTTGAGTATTGCTTTATGGCGTTGATTGCCGTTCAATTCCGGCATCGTAAATATGCAGACAGGAGGTTCGATGGGGCAGCTCGATAAATTGCTGGATAAAAACAGGGCGTGGGCGGACAGCATCAAGAGTCAGGACCCGGAGTTTTTTACACGGCTTTCCAATCAGCAAGCCCCTGAGTATCTCTGGATCGGGTGCGCAGACAGCCGGGTGCCGGCGAACCAGATCGTTGATTTGATGCCCGGTGAGCTGTTTGTGCACCGCAATGTCGCGAACGTGGTGGTGCACACCGATTTCAATTGTCTGTCGGTACTCCAGTTCGCCATTGACGTACTCAAGGTGAAGCACATCCTGGTTGTGGGTCACTACGGTTGTGGTGGCGTCAAGGCGGCGTTGCATGACGAAGGCTTTGGGCTGATATCGAACTGGTTGCGGCACGTTCAGGACGTTCGTGACAAGCATCAGCATGTGCTCGACGGG harbors:
- the can gene encoding carbonate dehydratase, coding for MGQLDKLLDKNRAWADSIKSQDPEFFTRLSNQQAPEYLWIGCADSRVPANQIVDLMPGELFVHRNVANVVVHTDFNCLSVLQFAIDVLKVKHILVVGHYGCGGVKAALHDEGFGLISNWLRHVQDVRDKHQHVLDGLATDQDRVDRLCELNVVEQVGHVCQNSIVQEAWRRGQPLTVHGFVYDVADGILRDMGLSIASEADRESVKQNSVDELVLRPVRSGRQKK
- a CDS encoding NAD-glutamate dehydrogenase, with the protein product MNALTIASKEQFFQQLDEAFAEKIAKPEAKKISEFAKQHYAHIPLEELVSRRFSDTYGAILAAWKFLQKRTAEETPVAVFNPELESDGWQSTHSVIFILHPNMPFLIDSLRIAINQREIGTHSIQHSILQVERDAQGKLKKLHPPKKKVADGNHEAFIVLEIDRHSNPEDLRSLEEVFQTILHEVRIAVSDFPLVTEKVNEISRELDSTTAGIDEEQKEEAKAFLDWLVRDHFTFLGYDEYDFAKDKSGLVVRRVENSELGILRVNNERPDKVRLNELPQRTRHEMTRTDDIFIFAKSAQRSRVHRPAYPDYIAVKKFNSKGEVVGERRFLGLYTSRVYNERPDEIPLLRRKFQTVMRRSGFLRADYAGKELDQILTVYPRDELFQIEPGELLSVAKSILYIQERRRIELFMREDVYGQFVTCLAFFPRDIYNTELRLKVEQVLRDRLEAEDIEFVTHFSESVLARVQFTVRVPQVENRQIPISEIREKVIDLAQSWRDGLLEALNEAYGEEQGNEMFRLYSAGFPASYKDMFSPRRAAIDLEHIAGAAREKHLTMSFYRALEEDESTLHFKLFYPDEPLPLSDVMPIFDNLGFRVIGEHPFEVSDRRGETVWIHDFTLQAHSGAVVDIHRIRPIFEDLFRRVWYGDAENDAFNRLLLSSYMSWREIALLRTYARYMRQIRFSNSQTFISNTLVNHVELTRLLLEFFEVRFNPARYQSDGKSAAAQQKLEIEFNAGLDSVENLSEDRVLRLFLELMQATLRTNYYQPDKDGRTKPYISVKFDPSEIPDVPLPLPMFEIFVYSPRVEGVHLRGGKVARGGLRWSDRFEDYRTEILGLVKAQQVKNAVIVPVGAKGGFVAKRLPDMSDREAFQAEGIEAYKTFIRGLLDITDNLVDAGIQPPESVIRHDEDDHYLVVAADKGTATFSDIANGLAAEYGFWMGDAFASGGSNGYDHKKMGITARGAWVSVERHFRELGINPALDEFTAIGIGDMGGDVFGNGLLSSEKTKLVAAFNHIHIFIDPAPDAAKSYKERKRLFELPRSSWTDYDTSLISKGGGVFSRSAKSIPVSPEMKKLLGIKSDRVPPNMLITHILKSQADLLWIGGIGTYVKGHEESHADVGDKANDALRINGSELRCKIVGEGGNLGMTQLGRIEFALKGGRLNTDFIDNSGGVDCSDHEVNMKILLNHAVAMGDLTDKQRNIMLEEMTDDVAALVLKNNYRQTQAISIASMGAVSRLEEYRRLMNTMESEGKLNRSLEFLPDDETLSERKLDKKGLTRPELSVLISYVKGDLKQTLINSSLPDEPSLAGEMYKVFPQELTRKFSKELGEHQLRREIIATQIANDMVNHMGITFVERLKQSTGADAGSIALAWIIARDVFRLDTWWDKIEYLDYFIPANLQMELMGDLMRLIRRAVRWLLRNRRAELSIQSHMERFADSVWKITADLPDYLGDQARADWKKRHDALVESGLPTELASVVSGTSYLYSSLGIIEAREATGMPLKTVANLYYDLGDKLDLNWFAKAIAELVPGSHWQALARESFREDLDWQQRALTTGVLKLAEKPADVNGCVENWMQRHAAMINRWKSMLTELKGVREPEYAMFSVALRELLDLAQTTMHEQHDDALSATT
- a CDS encoding MoxR family ATPase, producing MALQHTFGELRSQLAKRIIGQEKLVDRLLIALLADGHLLVEGAPGLAKTTAIKALADHLEGDFHRIQFTPDLLPSDVTGSEIYRAETGQFEFQHGPIFHNLVLADEINRAPAKVQSALLEAMGERQVSVGMRTFPLDRLFMVMATQNPIEQEGTYPLPEAQLDRFLMHVVIDYPSADAEKAILHLARNDYRRGQVAAEVRLTADQVFDARNEVSDIYMSEPVEQYLLALVLATRDPATLDPELARWTAFGASPRGTIALDRCARAMAWLDGRDYVSPDDVRNIAFDVLRHRILLTFEAEAEGLTADAIIQRLIDRVPVTA